From a region of the Nitrospira sp. genome:
- a CDS encoding SDR family NAD(P)-dependent oxidoreductase, translating to MDLQLSGKLALVTGSTGGIGLAIAAALAGEGAAVIINGRSKERVTEAIGKVREKYPHVKLEPLIADLSAAKAVTQAVNAFPQVDILINNLGSYEPKPFEEISDEDWQTLIETNFMSGVRLSRHYLPKMRTKNWGRIIFISSESGVNIPVEMIHYGVTKTMQLALARGLAETTAGTAVTVNSILAGPTKSEGVEKFVGDLAKSRHVEPSVVEREFFETVRPSSLLKRFASTEEVAALVAFVASPLSSATNGAALRVDGGTIRSIL from the coding sequence ATGGACTTACAACTGTCGGGCAAGCTCGCGCTCGTGACCGGTTCGACCGGAGGTATCGGTTTGGCTATTGCTGCGGCTCTGGCCGGGGAGGGCGCGGCGGTGATTATCAATGGTCGATCGAAAGAGCGGGTAACCGAGGCAATCGGAAAGGTCCGGGAGAAATATCCTCACGTGAAGCTCGAACCGCTCATCGCCGATCTAAGTGCAGCGAAGGCGGTGACGCAAGCCGTGAATGCCTTTCCTCAGGTCGACATTTTGATCAACAACTTGGGTTCGTATGAGCCAAAGCCTTTTGAGGAGATCTCCGATGAAGACTGGCAAACGCTTATCGAAACCAATTTCATGAGTGGCGTGCGACTGAGCCGCCATTACTTGCCGAAGATGAGGACAAAAAACTGGGGGAGGATCATTTTTATCTCGAGCGAATCCGGCGTCAATATCCCGGTGGAAATGATCCATTATGGTGTGACGAAAACTATGCAACTGGCGCTGGCGCGAGGCCTGGCGGAAACCACCGCCGGCACGGCTGTGACGGTCAATTCGATCCTGGCGGGACCGACGAAGTCCGAAGGCGTCGAGAAGTTCGTCGGCGATCTGGCGAAGTCGCGTCACGTTGAGCCTTCGGTGGTGGAAAGGGAATTCTTTGAGACGGTCCGTCCAAGCTCGTTGCTCAAACGGTTTGCCTCCACTGAGGAAGTGGCCGCTCTCGTAGCGTTTGTCGCCAGCCCGCTGTCCTCCGCGACCAACGGTGCAGCGCTTCGTGTGGACGGTGGTACCATTCGCTCGATTCTCTGA
- a CDS encoding VOC family protein produces MKAQYLGHVVFYVKELDRSLGFYRDLLGFKEVARIFNGAAAALTSGRTHHELLLIQVGDVPGPPSGRRRGLYHIGIKVGDSLDELRQAKRDLEQAGVPIDGMSDHTVSQSLYLKDPDGNEVELYVDADESVWRNNPASVMAPIKPLNL; encoded by the coding sequence ATGAAAGCACAGTATTTGGGCCACGTGGTCTTCTACGTCAAAGAGCTTGATCGATCGCTCGGCTTTTACCGGGATCTGTTGGGCTTCAAGGAAGTCGCACGGATCTTTAATGGGGCAGCCGCTGCGCTGACATCCGGTCGGACGCATCACGAATTGCTGCTGATTCAAGTCGGCGATGTCCCTGGGCCGCCGAGTGGGCGACGCCGTGGCCTCTACCATATCGGGATCAAAGTGGGAGACAGTCTTGACGAACTGCGTCAGGCAAAACGGGACTTGGAGCAGGCAGGAGTTCCGATCGATGGCATGAGCGATCACACGGTCAGCCAAAGTCTCTATCTCAAAGATCCCGATGGGAATGAGGTTGAGCTCTATGTGGATGCGGACGAATCGGTGTGGCGAAACAATCCGGCGTCGGTGATGGCGCCGATCAAGCCGCTGAATTTATAA
- a CDS encoding histidine phosphatase family protein translates to MSEPSQELWMIRHGETEWSVAKRHTGRTDIALTSTGERQAATLGRSLASRRFALVLCSPLRRARETCRLAGFGEAASMSDDLLEWDYGVYEGRTTSEIRSEQPDWSIWTASVPKGESIELVGHRAQRVIQRALAADGDVVLFAHAHILRILAACWLGLSPDAGRLFVLRTASISVLGFERETRVITRWNLPHEEGL, encoded by the coding sequence ATGAGTGAGCCGAGCCAGGAACTGTGGATGATCCGGCACGGTGAGACTGAATGGAGCGTGGCGAAGCGGCATACGGGGCGGACCGACATTGCGCTGACTTCGACGGGTGAGCGCCAGGCGGCCACCCTGGGTCGATCTCTGGCCAGCCGACGATTTGCCTTGGTGCTCTGCAGCCCGCTACGTCGGGCACGCGAGACCTGCCGGCTGGCCGGTTTCGGCGAGGCAGCGAGTATGAGCGATGACCTGCTCGAATGGGATTATGGTGTCTATGAGGGAAGAACGACATCGGAGATCAGGTCGGAACAGCCTGATTGGTCGATCTGGACGGCATCTGTTCCCAAGGGTGAGTCGATCGAGCTGGTCGGGCACCGAGCCCAACGGGTGATCCAGCGGGCGCTGGCGGCGGACGGCGACGTGGTGCTGTTCGCGCATGCCCATATCCTACGCATACTCGCCGCCTGCTGGCTCGGTCTGTCACCTGACGCGGGACGGTTGTTCGTCCTCCGCACTGCTTCGATAAGCGTGCTCGGCTTTGAGCGTGAAACGCGCGTCATCACACGTTGGAACCTTCCACACGAGGAGGGACTATGA
- a CDS encoding glycoside hydrolase family 15 protein: MAYLPIKDHGLIGNMRTAALIGLNGSIDWLCFPHFDSPSVFAAILDDEKGGRFEITAVDTDISPKQLYWPETNVLVTRFHAANGVAEILDFMPVGLSPESPWQNQLIRRVRVTQGSMKFQVRCHPAFNYARTPHRTRLTKQGACFHSPDLSLGLATDIPLTQDDRGVRSVFVLQEGESAVFVLRPIESDESCGSCPSSSEADELFEQTVKYWRHWLSRCTYTGRWREMVHRSALCLKLLTFEPTGAIVAAPTCSLPETPGGVRNWDYRYTWMRDAAFTVYGFLKLGFTEEADRFMNWLAARTKEVEADGSLQIVYGIDGRHDLTEQTLDHLDGYCGAKPVRIGNGAYNQLQLDIYGELLDAAYLYNKYALPIGHDTWMRIKHRLDWLCDNWQQPDEGIWETRGGRRQFVYSKLMCWVAMDRGLRLADKRSFPADRTRWLRVRDQIYEEIMQKGWNAKRRAFVQHYDSDSLDASNLIMPLVFFLSPNDPRMLDTLAAITRSPKFGGLMSDGLVYRYDSETGEDGLHGKEGTFNMCTFWLVEALARAGRVDRAKLEEARFLFERMLGYSNHVGLYAEEIGTRGEALGNFPQAFTHLALISAAFNLDRALERKT, from the coding sequence ATGGCCTATCTACCGATTAAAGACCATGGCTTGATCGGCAATATGCGGACGGCGGCGCTGATCGGTCTGAACGGATCGATCGATTGGCTGTGCTTTCCCCATTTCGACTCACCCAGTGTGTTCGCCGCCATTCTCGACGATGAGAAAGGCGGTCGGTTTGAGATCACCGCCGTCGACACGGACATTTCCCCGAAGCAGCTCTACTGGCCGGAAACCAACGTGCTTGTGACCCGGTTCCATGCGGCGAACGGCGTCGCCGAGATTCTGGACTTCATGCCGGTCGGTCTGTCTCCGGAATCCCCATGGCAGAATCAGCTCATTCGGCGGGTTCGTGTGACGCAGGGGAGTATGAAGTTTCAGGTTCGCTGCCATCCGGCCTTCAACTACGCTCGGACTCCTCATCGTACGCGGCTGACGAAGCAAGGAGCCTGTTTTCATTCACCGGATCTCAGCCTAGGACTGGCCACAGATATTCCCCTCACCCAGGATGATCGGGGAGTCCGGTCGGTCTTTGTTCTGCAGGAGGGTGAGTCAGCCGTCTTCGTTCTCAGACCCATCGAATCCGACGAAAGCTGCGGTTCTTGTCCGTCGTCGAGCGAAGCCGATGAATTGTTCGAGCAGACTGTGAAGTATTGGCGCCACTGGTTGTCGCGATGCACCTACACAGGGCGATGGCGGGAAATGGTCCATCGATCCGCACTTTGCCTGAAACTCCTGACCTTCGAGCCGACCGGGGCCATTGTGGCCGCACCGACCTGCAGTCTGCCCGAAACCCCTGGGGGCGTCCGCAATTGGGACTACCGATACACTTGGATGCGTGACGCGGCCTTCACTGTCTATGGCTTTCTGAAACTCGGGTTCACCGAGGAAGCAGACCGCTTCATGAATTGGCTGGCGGCGCGCACCAAGGAGGTCGAGGCGGATGGCTCACTTCAAATCGTGTATGGAATCGATGGTCGTCATGACTTGACGGAGCAGACGCTCGACCATCTGGATGGCTACTGCGGCGCAAAGCCTGTCCGGATCGGCAACGGTGCGTACAATCAGCTGCAGCTGGATATCTACGGCGAACTGCTCGACGCCGCATATCTCTATAACAAATACGCGTTGCCGATCGGTCACGACACCTGGATGAGAATCAAGCATCGGCTCGATTGGCTGTGCGACAACTGGCAGCAGCCGGATGAAGGGATTTGGGAAACCAGGGGCGGGCGCCGGCAGTTCGTCTACTCAAAATTGATGTGCTGGGTGGCGATGGATCGGGGCCTTCGCTTGGCAGACAAACGCTCATTTCCAGCCGATCGCACTCGTTGGCTGCGCGTTCGGGATCAGATTTACGAAGAGATCATGCAGAAGGGATGGAATGCCAAGCGTCGGGCGTTCGTCCAACACTACGACAGCGATTCGTTGGACGCCTCGAATCTCATCATGCCGCTCGTGTTCTTCCTTTCGCCGAACGATCCGAGGATGCTCGATACTCTGGCGGCGATTACTCGCTCACCGAAATTCGGTGGGCTGATGTCGGATGGGTTGGTGTATCGGTACGACAGCGAAACGGGTGAAGACGGTCTGCATGGGAAAGAGGGAACGTTCAACATGTGCACGTTTTGGCTGGTGGAAGCACTGGCGCGGGCGGGACGTGTCGATCGAGCCAAACTTGAAGAGGCACGCTTCCTGTTCGAACGGATGTTGGGCTATTCCAACCACGTAGGGCTGTATGCCGAAGAGATTGGAACTCGCGGGGAAGCGCTCGGTAATTTCCCTCAAGCCTTCACACACCTGGCGCTGATCAGTGCCGCGTTCAATCTTGATCGCGCATTGGAGAGGAAGACCTAA
- a CDS encoding VOC family protein, translating to MAVQVYGCNHVVIEVTDAKKAVKFYSDVFGLKMLKGGEGAAWCKLGEHQFMAIFEVDTLQPDRTKHFGLMVRDAEQIQEVRRKLTNKYKLKLQPNFRCDFRDPWGNRIQVGDLSDESLVWLLPYQEVQKTGLVFASKKNRRG from the coding sequence ATGGCGGTGCAGGTGTATGGCTGCAATCACGTCGTGATCGAAGTCACCGATGCTAAGAAAGCGGTGAAGTTCTACTCGGATGTATTCGGTCTGAAAATGCTGAAAGGTGGCGAGGGGGCCGCATGGTGCAAGCTGGGCGAGCACCAATTTATGGCCATTTTCGAAGTGGATACGCTCCAGCCGGATCGCACGAAGCACTTCGGTCTCATGGTCCGCGATGCGGAGCAGATTCAAGAGGTGCGACGTAAGCTGACCAACAAGTACAAGCTGAAGCTCCAGCCGAATTTCCGCTGCGACTTTCGAGATCCTTGGGGCAATCGTATTCAGGTTGGGGATCTCAGCGATGAATCGTTGGTATGGCTTCTACCTTACCAGGAAGTGCAGAAAACCGGGCTTGTCTTCGCGTCAAAGAAAAATAGAAGGGGCTAG
- a CDS encoding ankyrin repeat domain-containing protein — protein sequence MTAVQRTGLACLTLVAAAADVYSQVGKAADDRALIVAAEHNDIPTMRRLLEAGADVRVRDAHRRTPLLAATAHNHIESAKLLIAAGADVNVQDDKLDSPLLLAGANGYLEILTLTLQAAPNFKVYNRFGGTALIPACERGHVETVEALLKTDIDVDHVNKLGWTALLEAIVLSDGGPRHQEIVRLLVSAKANVNLPDGQGVTPLQHARRKGFNEIIRILESGGAR from the coding sequence ATGACTGCCGTGCAAAGAACCGGGTTAGCGTGTTTGACGCTTGTTGCCGCCGCGGCTGATGTGTATAGCCAAGTCGGAAAGGCAGCAGACGATCGTGCGTTGATTGTTGCGGCAGAACATAACGACATCCCAACCATGCGACGACTGTTGGAGGCGGGGGCCGACGTCCGTGTTCGAGATGCCCATAGGCGTACGCCGTTACTTGCGGCCACTGCGCACAATCATATTGAAAGCGCCAAACTGCTGATTGCCGCCGGCGCGGATGTCAACGTACAGGACGATAAGCTCGATAGCCCGCTGCTCCTGGCAGGCGCCAATGGCTATCTCGAAATTCTCACGCTCACGCTGCAGGCCGCTCCGAATTTCAAAGTCTATAACCGTTTTGGCGGGACGGCTCTGATTCCGGCCTGTGAGCGCGGACACGTCGAAACGGTTGAAGCCCTGCTCAAGACGGATATCGACGTCGATCATGTCAACAAGTTGGGTTGGACGGCGCTCTTGGAGGCAATCGTGCTCAGCGATGGCGGACCAAGGCACCAGGAGATCGTGCGCTTATTGGTGTCTGCCAAGGCCAACGTGAACCTCCCGGATGGCCAAGGGGTCACACCACTACAGCATGCCCGGCGAAAAGGGTTCAATGAGATCATCCGTATACTGGAGTCAGGCGGTGCGCGATAG
- a CDS encoding DsbA family oxidoreductase, with translation MTHQTLRIEVYSDVICPWCYVGKRRLERALKEWGDDSPVDIKWKPFQLNPTMPKDGMDRTIYLQTKFGSLDRFREMEQRLLEAGNQEEIPFAFEKIARTPNTLLAHRLIWYSGTQGHQDAVVDQLFKGYFEEGLDIGSLSTLVELAERAGVRADEFLTNEAGAAEVKAEESIGHRLGIRGVPYFVIDGTYGISGAQPPGIFLSAFQREKADRAEGEPQRR, from the coding sequence GTGACCCATCAGACTCTCCGGATCGAGGTGTATTCCGATGTCATCTGCCCCTGGTGCTATGTCGGCAAGCGACGGCTCGAACGGGCGCTCAAGGAATGGGGTGATGATTCCCCGGTCGACATAAAATGGAAGCCGTTTCAATTGAATCCGACGATGCCAAAAGACGGGATGGATCGAACGATATACCTTCAAACCAAGTTCGGCAGCCTGGATAGATTTAGGGAGATGGAGCAGCGCTTGTTGGAGGCTGGAAACCAGGAGGAGATACCGTTTGCCTTTGAGAAGATCGCGAGAACGCCGAACACCCTCTTGGCCCATCGGTTGATTTGGTATTCCGGGACGCAGGGTCACCAAGACGCGGTGGTCGATCAACTATTCAAAGGCTATTTCGAAGAAGGTCTCGATATCGGCTCTCTGTCGACACTGGTCGAGTTGGCCGAGCGAGCAGGAGTGCGAGCGGACGAGTTTCTGACGAACGAAGCGGGAGCCGCTGAGGTCAAGGCCGAAGAGTCGATTGGTCACCGGTTGGGCATTCGAGGAGTGCCTTACTTCGTGATCGACGGAACCTATGGAATCTCCGGTGCACAACCGCCTGGAATATTTCTTTCGGCCTTTCAACGGGAAAAAGCCGATCGTGCGGAGGGTGAGCCGCAACGGAGATGA
- a CDS encoding pirin family protein, whose protein sequence is MAIGTVANKEVVGVYQPGSTHMVGDGFPVRNLFPSNDLDRAVSPFLLLDYAGPQHFPSTDHPRGVGEHPHRGFETVTIIYEGVVAHRDSAGNAGVIGPGDVQWMTAASGVVHEEMHEKKWAKEGGTLQAIQLWVNLPRAEKMSAPGYQEILNADIPAVELDGGAGQLRVIAGSFQGRRGPARTFTPIELYDLRLVARGRIELNLPERHNTLIFVLQGRASVNGSREAGESELIVCARNGSLVTIDAQAESRLLVMGGVPIDEPVARYGPFVMNTKAELVQAVEDYQAGRMGHLS, encoded by the coding sequence ATGGCAATAGGAACGGTGGCTAACAAGGAAGTCGTCGGCGTCTATCAGCCTGGCTCAACCCACATGGTTGGCGATGGATTTCCCGTGCGGAATCTGTTCCCGAGCAACGATCTCGATCGAGCGGTCAGCCCGTTTCTCCTGCTGGATTATGCCGGGCCTCAGCATTTCCCATCCACCGATCATCCTCGAGGGGTAGGGGAACATCCGCATCGAGGGTTTGAAACAGTCACGATCATCTATGAGGGTGTTGTGGCCCATCGAGATTCGGCGGGAAATGCCGGCGTGATCGGGCCGGGCGACGTCCAGTGGATGACGGCAGCGTCAGGCGTCGTGCACGAAGAGATGCACGAAAAAAAGTGGGCCAAGGAAGGTGGGACTTTGCAGGCCATCCAACTATGGGTGAATCTGCCACGTGCCGAGAAAATGTCGGCACCGGGGTACCAGGAGATTCTCAACGCCGATATTCCAGCCGTCGAACTGGACGGCGGGGCCGGACAGCTCCGGGTCATTGCAGGGTCATTTCAAGGTCGAAGAGGGCCCGCTCGTACCTTTACTCCGATCGAGCTCTATGATCTGCGTCTGGTTGCGCGTGGTCGGATCGAGCTCAATCTGCCGGAACGGCACAACACCTTGATCTTTGTTTTGCAAGGCCGAGCCTCAGTAAACGGATCGCGTGAGGCAGGCGAATCGGAATTGATCGTCTGCGCGCGCAATGGCTCTCTGGTGACAATCGATGCGCAAGCAGAGAGTCGGCTTCTGGTCATGGGTGGAGTGCCCATCGATGAACCAGTCGCTCGCTATGGCCCATTTGTCATGAATACGAAAGCTGAACTCGTTCAGGCGGTGGAGGATTACCAAGCCGGCAGGATGGGGCACCTATCGTGA
- a CDS encoding NmrA family NAD(P)-binding protein, with product MMFVVIGATGNTGSAVVETLLSKKQRVRVIVRSVEKGAGWKAKGAEVAVASLDDVSSLTTALEGGKGVYLLVPPNYGSEAWSADQRARMDRAAKAVQMSGVPHVVFLSSVGGHMTGGTGPIRAATYGEHALGCTAKRLTILRPSYFMENWAPVIGVAKADGVLPTFLAPQAKIPMISTKDIGRIGVEHLIAGGLGKRIVEMAGPEEYSPNDVAEALGHILGKKVTAQYAPLSAVVPTFKSFGFSDEAARLFEEMYAAFGKGTIGYEEPGKLVRGTITLSEALRGMV from the coding sequence ATGATGTTTGTTGTGATCGGCGCCACTGGAAATACGGGATCGGCGGTTGTGGAGACATTACTCAGCAAGAAACAGCGGGTGCGGGTGATCGTTCGCTCGGTTGAGAAGGGAGCTGGCTGGAAAGCAAAAGGGGCTGAGGTTGCCGTTGCCTCTCTCGACGATGTTTCGTCATTAACCACGGCGCTTGAAGGAGGGAAAGGAGTCTACTTGTTGGTGCCGCCGAATTATGGATCCGAGGCCTGGTCGGCGGATCAACGAGCACGGATGGATCGCGCCGCCAAAGCCGTTCAAATGAGTGGGGTACCGCATGTTGTTTTTCTATCGTCGGTCGGAGGACATATGACCGGAGGGACGGGTCCGATTCGAGCCGCGACTTATGGCGAACACGCACTTGGTTGTACCGCCAAGCGCCTGACCATTCTTCGCCCTTCCTATTTTATGGAGAACTGGGCGCCGGTGATCGGTGTGGCGAAGGCAGATGGAGTTCTTCCGACATTTCTGGCGCCTCAAGCTAAGATTCCCATGATTTCGACCAAGGATATCGGCAGGATTGGAGTAGAGCATCTGATAGCCGGTGGATTGGGCAAGCGGATCGTGGAAATGGCTGGTCCGGAGGAGTACAGTCCGAATGATGTGGCTGAAGCGCTTGGTCACATTCTGGGAAAGAAGGTGACGGCCCAATATGCGCCCTTGAGTGCCGTTGTGCCGACGTTCAAATCATTTGGGTTCTCTGACGAGGCAGCGAGGTTATTCGAGGAGATGTACGCCGCCTTTGGGAAAGGGACGATCGGCTATGAGGAGCCCGGCAAGCTTGTGCGTGGAACGATCACCTTGTCGGAAGCGTTACGGGGGATGGTGTAA
- a CDS encoding DUF167 domain-containing protein, giving the protein MVRDSERGALLTVHVQPSTSCTECVGIHGDAVKIRLAARPIDGAANEELIRFIADRCAVPRANVRIYAGAQSRHKRLCVKGVPARVLLARLLPRGGKGAEQI; this is encoded by the coding sequence ATCGTACGGGACAGTGAGCGCGGCGCGCTCCTCACCGTGCATGTCCAACCCAGCACTTCGTGTACCGAATGTGTCGGCATTCACGGCGATGCAGTGAAGATCCGTCTGGCCGCTCGTCCAATTGACGGCGCCGCCAACGAGGAACTGATCCGTTTCATTGCCGATCGCTGTGCGGTCCCACGTGCGAACGTGCGCATTTATGCGGGAGCTCAGTCTCGACATAAACGACTGTGCGTGAAAGGGGTTCCGGCCCGGGTGCTGTTGGCTCGGTTGCTGCCACGGGGTGGGAAAGGAGCGGAGCAGATATGA
- a CDS encoding CbbQ/NirQ/NorQ/GpvN family protein has translation MQQIREIDVAHYRIAQEPFYAEVCGEVGLFTIAAEKKLPVMLKGPTGCGKTRFVQYMAYKLGRPLITVACHEDLTASDLVGRYLLKGQDTVWMDGPLTIGVKHGAIVYLDEVVEARKDTTVIIHPLSDDRRVLPLEKKGQILEAADDFMLVISYNPGYQSVLKDLKQSTKQRFLAIEFDYPAPEIETIVVQREAGVESVIAGNLVKLGRKVRNLRNHGLEEGVSTRLLIYAGTLIKQGVPPERACDVAVARPITDDADMQRTILEFVKAIF, from the coding sequence ATGCAACAGATACGCGAAATCGATGTGGCACACTATCGCATCGCCCAGGAGCCGTTTTATGCCGAAGTCTGCGGAGAGGTCGGTCTGTTCACCATTGCGGCCGAGAAAAAGCTACCGGTCATGCTCAAGGGACCGACCGGCTGCGGGAAAACCCGCTTTGTCCAATACATGGCCTATAAGCTCGGCCGACCGCTGATCACCGTCGCGTGTCACGAGGATCTCACTGCGTCCGACTTGGTCGGTCGCTATCTTCTCAAGGGACAGGATACGGTCTGGATGGATGGGCCGCTGACCATCGGCGTGAAGCATGGGGCCATTGTCTATCTTGACGAGGTGGTGGAAGCCCGGAAGGACACTACCGTCATCATCCATCCGCTCAGCGATGACCGGCGGGTGCTGCCGCTCGAGAAAAAAGGCCAAATCCTGGAAGCTGCCGACGATTTCATGTTGGTGATCTCCTATAACCCGGGGTATCAAAGTGTCCTCAAAGATCTGAAACAAAGCACGAAACAACGATTTCTGGCGATTGAATTTGACTACCCCGCGCCTGAGATCGAAACAATTGTGGTTCAGCGTGAGGCGGGTGTGGAGTCTGTGATTGCCGGGAATCTCGTCAAGCTCGGCAGAAAAGTGCGTAACCTCAGAAATCACGGGCTGGAGGAGGGAGTCAGCACCAGACTCTTGATCTATGCCGGCACACTGATCAAGCAAGGCGTGCCGCCGGAACGGGCCTGTGATGTCGCCGTTGCACGTCCGATTACCGATGATGCGGACATGCAACGCACCATACTGGAATTTGTCAAAGCGATCTTTTGA